Proteins encoded by one window of [Limnothrix rosea] IAM M-220:
- a CDS encoding WD40 repeat domain-containing protein, with amino-acid sequence MTYQGHQSWVRAIAVSPAKDFFVTASGDKTAKIWHFNQPDAVYTFGRHRSWLRCVAIQFDSQVIATGGNDDSIELWEPHTGKKLSQLTGHHDWVRALLFEQHTLISASQDKTIKIWQPHRSDQAIATLRGHDHWVVSLAVSPAQQILVSGSKDHTVRLWSLFSNQILKVLVDHQAEVLTTAAHPSGKFAISADGDGVVKFWSLQAQNILQSFQAHGQSINSICFSDDGQLFATGSQDKTIKIWQLKTGKAIAKLTGHQGWVWSISFLPHSYDLLSASWDTTIKYWQYTPSKK; translated from the coding sequence ATGACCTACCAAGGACACCAGTCATGGGTGCGGGCGATCGCCGTGAGTCCCGCCAAGGATTTTTTTGTCACGGCTAGTGGCGATAAAACAGCAAAAATTTGGCACTTCAATCAACCGGATGCTGTTTATACCTTCGGAAGACATCGCTCGTGGCTGCGGTGTGTGGCGATTCAATTTGATAGTCAGGTGATCGCCACAGGAGGCAATGACGACAGCATTGAACTGTGGGAACCCCACACAGGCAAAAAACTTTCCCAGCTCACAGGTCACCACGACTGGGTGCGGGCACTGCTTTTCGAGCAACATACTTTGATCAGCGCCTCCCAAGATAAAACAATTAAAATTTGGCAGCCGCATAGGAGTGATCAGGCGATCGCCACATTGCGAGGCCATGACCATTGGGTTGTCAGCCTAGCCGTCAGTCCAGCACAGCAAATATTAGTCAGTGGCAGCAAAGATCACACTGTGCGGTTATGGTCTTTATTTAGTAATCAAATTCTCAAGGTCCTAGTCGATCACCAAGCGGAAGTACTCACAACAGCGGCGCATCCTTCCGGTAAATTTGCCATTAGTGCCGATGGAGATGGTGTCGTCAAATTTTGGTCACTGCAAGCACAAAACATATTGCAAAGTTTTCAAGCCCACGGCCAATCCATTAACAGCATTTGTTTTAGTGATGATGGCCAACTGTTTGCGACAGGTTCCCAAGATAAAACAATTAAAATTTGGCAATTAAAAACAGGGAAGGCGATCGCCAAACTGACAGGTCATCAAGGCTGGGTCTGGTCCATTAGCTTCCTGCCCCACAGTTATGATCTGTTGAGCGCTAGCTGGGATACGACAATTAAATATTGGCAATACACACCATCAAAAAAATAA
- a CDS encoding sensor histidine kinase — protein MVLANTSDRILVVDDSPDNLLLIQSILENEELDLVTATNGTEALELIEKESFQLILLDVMMPDIDGFEVTRRIRSNESLPYMPILLITAHAQPSVALGLDIGADDFIRKPVEIDELLARVRCLLRLKHTVDEKNAIALQREDFASRLTHDMRTPLIAADRMLSLMMKGALGELSDSMIEILQTMSRSNANLLEMVNNILEVYRYESAQKTFHFSKTNLKKVINNVIQELQPLALEKKLSLEMSVPSHPVWIEGDRLALHRVITNLVSNSIKFTTAGFVKIDLSYADTNTILVKVSDSGSGIALSDQAEIFERFRQGKHFKGGSGLGLHLSRLIIEAHQGNISFQSKPKQGTDFFITLPTYQSTHSGNPSEEE, from the coding sequence ATGGTTTTAGCAAACACTTCAGATCGAATTTTAGTGGTGGACGACTCCCCCGACAATTTGTTGTTAATTCAAAGCATTCTAGAAAATGAAGAGTTGGATTTAGTAACGGCGACCAATGGGACTGAAGCCCTTGAACTTATCGAGAAAGAGTCATTTCAACTGATCCTACTGGACGTGATGATGCCCGATATAGATGGCTTTGAGGTGACACGTCGTATTCGGAGTAATGAATCGTTGCCCTATATGCCGATTTTGCTGATTACAGCCCATGCCCAACCTAGTGTTGCCCTTGGTTTAGACATTGGTGCGGATGATTTTATCCGTAAGCCTGTGGAAATTGATGAGCTATTGGCGCGGGTTCGTTGCCTCCTGCGTCTGAAGCACACCGTTGACGAAAAAAATGCGATCGCCCTACAGCGGGAAGACTTTGCCTCACGCCTCACCCATGATATGCGCACCCCTTTGATTGCAGCTGATCGTATGCTGAGTCTGATGATGAAAGGGGCTTTGGGAGAATTATCAGATTCAATGATCGAGATTTTACAAACCATGTCCCGCAGTAACGCGAACTTGCTGGAAATGGTGAACAATATTCTGGAGGTTTATCGTTATGAATCGGCTCAAAAAACCTTTCATTTCAGTAAAACGAATCTCAAAAAAGTGATCAATAACGTCATTCAAGAACTACAACCCCTTGCCCTTGAAAAAAAACTCTCCCTCGAAATGTCTGTGCCTTCCCATCCCGTCTGGATCGAAGGCGATCGCCTCGCCCTGCACCGTGTCATTACCAACCTAGTGAGTAATTCCATTAAATTTACAACCGCAGGCTTTGTAAAAATAGATTTAAGCTATGCAGATACCAACACAATTTTAGTGAAAGTTAGCGATAGCGGGTCTGGTATTGCCCTGAGTGACCAGGCCGAAATTTTCGAGCGCTTCCGTCAAGGCAAGCATTTTAAAGGGGGTAGCGGTCTCGGATTACACCTTTCACGGCTCATCATTGAAGCCCACCAAGGCAACATCTCATTTCAATCAAAACCCAAGCAAGGGACAGATTTTTTTATTACTTTACCCACATATCAGAGTACCCATTCTGGCAACCCCAGCGAGGAGGAATAA
- the leuC gene encoding 3-isopropylmalate dehydratase large subunit → MSKGTLFDKVWDLHTVKVLPSGQTQLFIGLHLIHEVTSPQAFAMLRERGLKVMYPQRTVATVDHIVPTSNQARPFADPLAEQMMQELEKNTKENNIRFYNVGSGSQGIVHVIAPEQGLTQPGMTVACGDSHTSTHGAFGAIAFGIGTSQVRDVLASQTLALAKLKVRKIEVNGDLQPGVYAKDVILHIIRKLGVKGGVGYAYEYAGSTFEKMSMEERMTVCNMAIEGGARCGYVNPDQVTYDYLKGRDFAPKDGDWDKAIAWWESLRSDADAEYDDVVTFDAADIPPTVTWGITPGQGIGVDEPVPTTDSMPADEQALALEAYKYMQLEPGKPLQGTKINVCFIGSCTNGRLSDLQEAAKYAQGKKVAEGVKAFVVPGSERVKVAAEAAGLDKIFTEAGFEWREPGCSMCLAMNPDKLEGDQISASSSNRNFKGRQGSATGRTLLMSPAMVVAAAIKGEVSDVRELV, encoded by the coding sequence ATGAGTAAAGGCACTCTCTTTGATAAAGTTTGGGATTTACACACCGTTAAGGTGCTGCCTTCTGGTCAAACACAATTGTTTATCGGACTGCACCTAATCCATGAAGTTACAAGCCCCCAAGCCTTCGCGATGCTAAGAGAGCGTGGCCTAAAAGTCATGTATCCCCAACGTACTGTTGCAACGGTTGATCATATTGTCCCAACTTCCAACCAAGCGCGTCCCTTTGCGGATCCCCTAGCAGAGCAGATGATGCAAGAGCTGGAAAAAAATACTAAGGAAAATAATATTCGTTTTTACAATGTTGGCTCTGGTAGCCAAGGGATTGTGCACGTGATTGCGCCGGAACAAGGTCTCACCCAACCGGGTATGACGGTCGCCTGCGGTGATTCCCATACTTCTACCCATGGTGCTTTTGGGGCGATCGCCTTCGGGATTGGTACATCTCAAGTGCGGGATGTTTTGGCTTCCCAGACCTTAGCTTTAGCGAAACTCAAGGTGCGCAAAATTGAGGTGAATGGCGATTTGCAGCCGGGTGTCTATGCCAAAGACGTGATTTTGCACATTATCCGCAAACTCGGTGTAAAGGGCGGTGTGGGATATGCCTACGAATATGCCGGGAGTACTTTCGAAAAAATGTCCATGGAAGAGCGCATGACCGTCTGTAATATGGCCATCGAGGGCGGTGCGCGGTGCGGCTACGTCAATCCCGACCAAGTGACCTACGACTATCTCAAAGGTCGTGACTTTGCACCCAAAGATGGTGACTGGGATAAGGCGATCGCCTGGTGGGAGAGCCTGCGGAGCGATGCCGATGCCGAGTACGACGATGTTGTCACCTTTGACGCAGCAGACATTCCACCAACAGTTACTTGGGGAATTACCCCCGGCCAAGGTATTGGCGTTGACGAACCCGTACCGACAACCGATAGTATGCCTGCCGATGAACAAGCCCTTGCCCTCGAAGCCTACAAATATATGCAGCTCGAACCCGGCAAACCCCTCCAAGGCACTAAGATCAATGTCTGCTTTATCGGTAGTTGTACCAATGGTCGGTTAAGCGATCTCCAAGAAGCCGCCAAATATGCCCAAGGCAAAAAAGTTGCAGAAGGCGTTAAAGCTTTCGTTGTCCCCGGTTCTGAACGGGTTAAAGTTGCAGCAGAAGCAGCAGGTCTCGATAAAATTTTCACCGAAGCCGGTTTTGAATGGCGTGAACCCGGCTGTTCCATGTGTCTGGCGATGAACCCCGACAAACTCGAAGGCGACCAAATTAGTGCCTCTTCTTCCAACCGCAACTTTAAAGGTCGTCAGGGTTCTGCCACTGGTCGTACGTTGCTGATGAGCCCTGCCATGGTGGTGGCTGCCGCCATCAAAGGTGAAGTGAGTGATGTGCGCGAACTAGTCTAG